From the genome of Scytonema hofmannii PCC 7110, one region includes:
- the murJ gene encoding murein biosynthesis integral membrane protein MurJ, producing MTQEKKVSRSIAGIAGIVAAGTLISKVVGLVRQQVIAAAFGLGVVADAYQYAYVIPGFLLILLGGINGPFHSAIVSVLAKRNKEEAAPLVETITTIVGAVLLVLTIILVLFSGNLIDLVAPGLNQLPQGGAVKAIAIQQLQIMAPMAILAGLIGIGFGTLNAANLFWLPSISPLFSSITVIIGLGILWLQLGSKITAPEYAVLGGMVLAAGTLAGAILQWMVQLVAQAQAGMGGFRLRFNINQPGVGEVMKIMGPATISSGMLQINLWVILFFASNIPSAAAALANANLLVQTPLGIISSMILVPLLPVFSRLADPKDWHDLKLRIRQGIILSAFTMLPLGALMIALAVPIVRVIYERGAFQKDESQLVASLLVAYGSGMFVYLARDVLVRVFYALGDGDTPFRVSSFNIFLNVVLAYIFINILKLGAPGLVLTTVGVNFSSTLMLLFLLHRKIRGLPWLEWSVPILGMAVGSVVAGAASYGTLEVSQRFLGQDGLLIQLLELSVAGLVGLGIFAAIAACMKIPEVNVFASRLQQRFLNRR from the coding sequence GTGACACAAGAAAAAAAGGTTTCTCGTTCTATAGCGGGAATTGCGGGCATTGTTGCCGCAGGTACTTTAATTAGTAAAGTTGTGGGTTTAGTTCGGCAGCAAGTGATTGCTGCTGCTTTTGGTTTGGGTGTTGTAGCTGATGCTTATCAATATGCCTATGTGATCCCCGGCTTTCTGTTGATTTTACTGGGTGGGATCAACGGACCGTTCCATAGTGCTATTGTGAGTGTCTTAGCTAAGCGCAATAAAGAAGAAGCAGCACCTTTGGTGGAGACGATTACAACCATTGTGGGTGCGGTGCTGCTTGTCCTCACTATTATTTTGGTTCTTTTTTCTGGAAACTTAATCGATTTGGTAGCACCAGGTTTAAATCAATTGCCACAGGGAGGCGCTGTCAAAGCGATCGCCATCCAACAACTTCAGATTATGGCACCAATGGCAATCCTGGCAGGGTTGATTGGTATTGGCTTTGGAACGCTTAATGCTGCTAATCTATTCTGGCTGCCCTCCATCAGCCCTTTATTTTCCAGTATTACCGTTATTATTGGGTTGGGTATTTTGTGGCTGCAGTTGGGTAGTAAAATTACTGCCCCTGAGTATGCTGTGCTGGGTGGAATGGTTTTAGCTGCAGGAACTTTAGCAGGAGCCATATTGCAATGGATGGTACAGCTTGTCGCCCAAGCGCAAGCCGGAATGGGTGGTTTTCGCCTGCGATTTAATATCAATCAGCCTGGGGTAGGTGAGGTCATGAAAATCATGGGACCCGCCACCATTTCCTCTGGTATGCTGCAAATTAACCTCTGGGTGATTTTATTTTTTGCTTCTAATATTCCATCTGCTGCTGCGGCACTGGCAAATGCTAATCTCTTGGTACAAACACCATTGGGAATCATTTCTAGTATGATTTTGGTTCCCCTACTACCAGTTTTCTCCCGACTGGCAGATCCTAAAGATTGGCACGATCTCAAATTACGCATTCGCCAAGGAATTATCCTGTCTGCTTTTACCATGCTGCCTTTAGGTGCTCTAATGATTGCCTTGGCTGTACCTATTGTGCGCGTTATTTACGAACGGGGAGCTTTCCAAAAAGATGAATCTCAATTGGTAGCTTCTCTGCTTGTTGCATACGGTAGTGGAATGTTTGTCTATTTGGCACGCGATGTTTTGGTAAGAGTCTTTTATGCTTTGGGTGATGGGGATACACCATTTCGTGTCAGCAGTTTTAATATCTTTCTTAACGTTGTCTTAGCTTACATTTTTATCAATATTCTAAAATTGGGTGCTCCCGGTTTAGTGTTGACGACCGTAGGAGTGAATTTTAGCTCTACTTTAATGTTGTTATTTTTGCTACATCGCAAGATACGTGGATTGCCTTGGTTGGAGTGGAGTGTACCCATTTTGGGCATGGCTGTTGGTAGCGTGGTGGCTGGTGCAGCTAGTTATGGGACTCTTGAGGTTTCTCAAAGGTTTTTGGGTCAGGATGGGTTGCTAATTCAATTGTTAGAGCTATCTGTTGCTGGTTTAGTAGGCTTGGGGATTTTCGCTGCGATCGCGGCTTGTATGAAAATACCTGAGGTGAATGTCTTTGCATCTCGGTTGCAACAGCGCTTTCTGAACCGCAGATGA